One genomic region from Amia ocellicauda isolate fAmiCal2 chromosome 4, fAmiCal2.hap1, whole genome shotgun sequence encodes:
- the LOC136747886 gene encoding uveal autoantigen with coiled-coil domains and ankyrin repeats protein isoform X3, whose product MKSLKYRLKKHEVTITNTDWNKHDDRLMKAVERGEVDKVATALTKKGIIPTKLDVEGRSAFHLAATRGHLDCLNLILGHNVDITATDATGKNALHLAARNGQSLCVQKLLQHNCPVGNVDLQGRTALHDAVMAGCASSVKLLCDSGSSVNAKDFDGRTPLVLATQMCHPKICQLLLERGADISIRDKQNKTALMLGCEYSCREAVEVLLQSGADVTAKDVFDHDSYHYARLGKDPQLVAVVRAALDNATRAKEAAKVEHKHIQELQVENNELKDKLRKFHQEQRILLDRVSGLQQQLNQEKKTVEELQKEREQLKLQLAAKDQEKDESVRAMETVKVQLKSHLGDYSGQSVIKGKDNVLTKQSYSLDSAQILQAAPPSRSVSRSLEVSRPYQASGGETEMLRRMQEKLEEEVSRLQAQLVSKEQECLELQESCDAARRDADRQVCDMEQALSDVQKRMVDSESKVKLLQAHVVAVKEHLNSQQLEELRGQLQDVKAKYEGASAEVGRVRNHLKQSEKALEEYKQSEGRLAEEVDRLTRELNKSREEREDAAGRLMELEGLMKEVEDKLVTAVPAEKFDNMKNLLTNALDEKEKQMAELREDYERALEDAAELQRELEEQKAEVERRVLKEEHQRVRAVLEEQTASLKGKLAEVTAKSQALIKEVEQSQQDSALLREQLKELNRKMQEQHVPLKTHLEVKESLGRGMEELNQKLAQAEWKSSEMGAELQKLQVEKVSLCENVTHLQAQYVSPERFKEEVHSLEARNVGLKQELQELQKKSRETEERLAEVTSENSALRKSLQEEYVPQERYEESRMQLSVELERANGEFSRLAEKCRESEEELKKVKEGNVKLEEKLQDVETNLEKEYISLEKHEAIRNSLNNTVSDLEFRVKEATEKYESMKGETIRLHKEIEAQKKELDMIQAAIQSRFVPLSVIEEKENSFNAKLKELTGQLAEVQQRYSQVKAEGEQYKQEKEKLKVEVASVQRSVESGYVSSVKYQEVEDAYKGKVQVLMQQLADLEQQYRDVTLQRKQLEEQNAQCNMEMQSLQNRMDTECVRIEQFEAVKQSLSSSLQQAQEECQRVREACRSQTEKVSVLERELQSRSAETVLLAEHVRVKEGLEREVSRLREALREEEERSVNRAEEVGSLQMELLSASRAAEEAQGRESGQAQELRTEKQRLEAEVLILGQRLSNLGEGYEELTREASRAREGERRAQSESETLQARSLTVQSEITELKERYDKSLATIGDLQRRIQASSGQTEAKDKKISELLAEVERLKQALNSLAIRSYGPQPSKRGEALQAQVKSLQQQLADAERRHREVVSTYRTHLLSAAQGHMDEDVQAALLQIIRMRQEFVC is encoded by the exons TGATGGCTGGCTGTGCCTCCAGTGTGAAGCTGCTGTGCGACAGTGGAAGCTCTGTCAATGCTAAAGACTTT GATGGTCGAACACCGCTGGTCCTGGCCACCCAAATGTGCCATCCTAAGATCTGCCAGCTATTGCTGGAGCGTGGTGCTGACATCTCCATTCGGGACAAGCAGAACAA GACTGCGCTCATGCTGGGGTGCGAGTACTCTTGCAGGGAGGCAGTGGAAGTGCTGCTGCAGAGTGGCGCCGATGTCACCGCCAAGGATGTCTTCGACCACGACAGCTACCACTATGCCCGGCTCGGCAAGGACCCCCAGCTGGTGGCGGTGGTCAGGGCCGCGCTGGATAATGCCACGAGAG CAAAGGAAGCTGCCAAGGTGGAACACAAGCACATTCAG GAGCTGCAGGTGGAAAATAACGAGCTGAAGGATAAACTGAGAAAGTTTCATCAGGAGCAGAGGATCCTGCTGGACAGAGTCAGTGGGCTGCAGCAGCAACTCAATCAG GAAAAGAAGACTGTGGAGGAACTACAGAAGGAG AGGGAACAACTTAAGCTTCAGTTGGCAGCAAAAGACCAGGAGAAGGACGAGAGTGTCAGGGCCATGGAGACTGTCAAGGTCCAGCTGAAAAGCCACCTG GGCGATTATTCTGGCCAGTCTGTCATTAAAG GAAAAGACAACGTACTGACCAAACAGTCTTATAGCCTGGACTCGGCACAG ATTCTGCAGGCAGCCCCGCCGTCGCGCTCGGTATCCCGGTCCTTGGAGGTTTCCCGGCCATACCAGGCCTCTGGGGGTGAGACCGAGATGCTACGGCGTATGCAGGAGAAGTTGGAAGAGGAGGTGAGCCGGCTGCAGGCCCAGCTGGTCAGTAAGGAGCAGGAATGCCTGGAGCTGCAGGAGAGCTGCGATGCTGCCCGCCGCGATGCGGACAGGCAGGTGTGCGACATGGAGCAGGCACTGAGCGACGTGCAGAAGAGGATGGTTGACTCGGAGTCCAAGGTCAAGCTGCTGCAGGCCCATGTGGTGGCCGTGAAGGAGCACCTGAACAGCCAGCAGCTAGAGGAGCTGAGGGGCCAGCTGCAGGATGTCAAAGCCAAGTATGAGGGTGCCTCGGCCGAGGTGGGCCGCGTCCGCAACCACCTGAAGCAGAGCGAGAAGGCCCTGGAAGAGTACAAGCAGAGCGAGGGCAGGCTTGCAGAGGAAGTAGATAGGCTTACCAGGGAGCTAAACAAGtcgagggaggagagggaggatgcGGCTGGCCGGCTGATGGAGCTGGAAGGCCTCAtgaaggaggtggaggacaaGTTGGTCACTGCTGTGCCCGCCGAGAAGTTTGACAACATGAAGAACCTGCTAACAAACGCTCTGGACGAGAAGGAGAAGCAGATGGCCGAGCTGAGGGAGGATTATGAGCGGGCCCTGGAGGATGCAGCAGAGCTGCAGAGGGAGCTTGAGGAGCAGAAAGCTGAGGTGGAGAGGCGTGTGCTCAAGGAGGAGCACCAGAGGGTGAGGGCGGTGCTGGAGGAGCAGACAGCCAGTCTCAAGGGGAAGCTGGCCGAGGTCACAGCTAAGAGCCAGGCTCTGATAAAGGAGGTGGAGCAGAGCCAACAGGACAGTGCGCTGCTAAGGGAGCAGCTGAAGGAGCTCAACAGGAAGATGCAGGAGCAGCACGTGCCGCTGAAGACTCACCTGGAGGTTAAGGAGTCGCTGGGCCGTGGCATGGAGGAGCTGAACCAGAAGCTAGCACAAGCCGAGTGGAAGAGCAGCGAGATGGGAGCAGAGTTGCAGAAGCTCCAGGTGGAGAAGGTCAGTCTGTGCGAGAATGTCACTCACCTGCAGGCCCAGTATGTGTCCCCAGAGAGGTTCAAGGAAGAGGTGCACAGTCTGGAGGCTCGCAACGTGGGTCTGAAGCAGGAGCTCCAGGAGCTTCAGAAGAAAAGCCGGGAAACGGAAGAACGGCTGGCAGAGGTGACCTCTGAGAACAGTGCCCTGAGGAAGAGCTTGCAGGAAGAGTATGTGCCGCAGGAAAGGTATGAGGAAAGTAGAATGCAACTGAGTGTGGAGTTGGAGCGTGCCAATGGAGAGTTCTCCAGGTTGGCAGAAAAGTGCAGAGAATCTGAGGAGGAACTAAAGAAAGTGAAAGAAGGAAACGTAAAGTTGGAAGAAAAGCTACAGGATGTTGAAACAAATTTGGAAAAGGAATACATTAGCCTTGAAAAGCACGAAGCAATAAGAAACTCATTGAACAACACTGTTTCTGACTTGGAGTTCAGGGTCAAGGAGGCCACAGAGAAGTATGAGTCCATGAAGGGGGAGACAATAAGGCTACATAAGGAAATTGAAGCGCAGAAGAAGGAATTGGACATGATACAGGCAGCTATTCAGTCCAGGTTTGTTCCACTATCTGTCATTGAGGAAAAAGAAAATTCTTTCAATGCAAAGCTGAAGGAACTGACTGGGCAGCTGGCAGAGGTGCAGCAGAGGTACAGCCAGGTGAAGGCAGAAGGAGAACAGTACAAGCAAGAGAAGGAGAAGCTGAAGGTGGAGGTGGCATCAGTGCAACGGAGTGTGGAGAGTGGCTATGTTTCCAGCGTGAAGTACCAGGAGGTGGAGGATGCATACAAGGGCAAAGTGCAGGTGCTAATGCAGCAACTGGCAGATCTGGAGCAGCAGTACAGAGATGTGACTCTGCAGAGGAAGCAGCTGGAGGAGCAGAACGCGCAGTGCAACATGGAGATGCAGAGCCTGCAGAACCGCATGGATACGGAGTGCGTGCGGATAGAGCAGTTCGAGGCCGTGAAGCAGTCCCTGAGCAGCAGCCTACAGCAGGCCCAGGAGGAGTGCCAGAGGGTCAGGGAGGCCTGCAGGAGCCAGACCGAGAAGGTCAGTGTCCTGGAGAGGGAGCTGCAGAGCCGGAGTGCAGAGACGGTGCTTCTGGCAGAGCATGTCCGCGTCAAAGAGGGCCTGGAGAGGGAGGTGTCCCGTCTGAGGGAGGCGctcagagaggaggaggagaggagtgtAAACAGGGCAGAGGAGGTGGGCTCCCTGCAGATGGAACTGCTGAGCGCCTCCAGAGCCGCGGAGGAGGCCCAGGGCCGGGAGTCGGGGCAGGCCCAGGAGCTGCGGACTGAGAAGCAGAGGCTGGAGGCGGAGGTGCTCATTCTGGGTCAGCGCCTGTCCAACCTAGGGGAGGGGTACGAGGAGCTGACCCGAGAGGCTTCGCGCGCCAGAGAAGGCGAGAGGAGGGCGCAGAGCGAGAGTGAAACGCTGCAGGCCCGGAGCCTCACGGTCCAGTCTGAGATCACAGAGCTGAAGGAGCGCTACGACAAGTCCCTGGCCACCATCGGAGACCTGCAGAGAAGAATCCAGGCGTCCTCCGGGCAGACAGAGGCCAAAGACAAGAAG ATCTCGGAGCTGCTGGCTGAAGTGGAGAGGCTGAAGCAGGCCCTGAACAGCCTGGCCATACGATCATACGGTCCCCAGCCCAGCAAGCGTGGTGAAGCCCTGCAGGCCCAGGTCAAGAGCCTACAGCAACAGCTGGCT GATGCTGAAAGGCGACACAGGGAAGTGGTGTCAACGTATCGGACTCACCTGCTCAGTGCAGCACAG GGGCACATGGATGAAGATGTGCAGGCTGCTTTGCTGCAGATCATCCGAATGAGGCAGGAGTTTGTGTGCTAA
- the LOC136747886 gene encoding uveal autoantigen with coiled-coil domains and ankyrin repeats protein isoform X1 — MKSLKYRLKKHEVTITNTDWNKHDDRLMKAVERGEVDKVATALTKKGIIPTKLDVEGRSAFHLAATRGHLDCLNLILGHNVDITATDATGKNALHLAARNGQSLCVQKLLQHNCPVGNVDLQGRTALHDAVMAGCASSVKLLCDSGSSVNAKDFDGRTPLVLATQMCHPKICQLLLERGADISIRDKQNKTALMLGCEYSCREAVEVLLQSGADVTAKDVFDHDSYHYARLGKDPQLVAVVRAALDNATRAKEAAKVEHKHIQSMEKKKNAEAEASIRDQFIEELQVENNELKDKLRKFHQEQRILLDRVSGLQQQLNQEKKTVEELQKEREQLKLQLAAKDQEKDESVRAMETVKVQLKSHLGDYSGQSVIKGKDNVLTKQSYSLDSAQILQAAPPSRSVSRSLEVSRPYQASGGETEMLRRMQEKLEEEVSRLQAQLVSKEQECLELQESCDAARRDADRQVCDMEQALSDVQKRMVDSESKVKLLQAHVVAVKEHLNSQQLEELRGQLQDVKAKYEGASAEVGRVRNHLKQSEKALEEYKQSEGRLAEEVDRLTRELNKSREEREDAAGRLMELEGLMKEVEDKLVTAVPAEKFDNMKNLLTNALDEKEKQMAELREDYERALEDAAELQRELEEQKAEVERRVLKEEHQRVRAVLEEQTASLKGKLAEVTAKSQALIKEVEQSQQDSALLREQLKELNRKMQEQHVPLKTHLEVKESLGRGMEELNQKLAQAEWKSSEMGAELQKLQVEKVSLCENVTHLQAQYVSPERFKEEVHSLEARNVGLKQELQELQKKSRETEERLAEVTSENSALRKSLQEEYVPQERYEESRMQLSVELERANGEFSRLAEKCRESEEELKKVKEGNVKLEEKLQDVETNLEKEYISLEKHEAIRNSLNNTVSDLEFRVKEATEKYESMKGETIRLHKEIEAQKKELDMIQAAIQSRFVPLSVIEEKENSFNAKLKELTGQLAEVQQRYSQVKAEGEQYKQEKEKLKVEVASVQRSVESGYVSSVKYQEVEDAYKGKVQVLMQQLADLEQQYRDVTLQRKQLEEQNAQCNMEMQSLQNRMDTECVRIEQFEAVKQSLSSSLQQAQEECQRVREACRSQTEKVSVLERELQSRSAETVLLAEHVRVKEGLEREVSRLREALREEEERSVNRAEEVGSLQMELLSASRAAEEAQGRESGQAQELRTEKQRLEAEVLILGQRLSNLGEGYEELTREASRAREGERRAQSESETLQARSLTVQSEITELKERYDKSLATIGDLQRRIQASSGQTEAKDKKISELLAEVERLKQALNSLAIRSYGPQPSKRGEALQAQVKSLQQQLADAERRHREVVSTYRTHLLSAAQGHMDEDVQAALLQIIRMRQEFVC; from the exons TGATGGCTGGCTGTGCCTCCAGTGTGAAGCTGCTGTGCGACAGTGGAAGCTCTGTCAATGCTAAAGACTTT GATGGTCGAACACCGCTGGTCCTGGCCACCCAAATGTGCCATCCTAAGATCTGCCAGCTATTGCTGGAGCGTGGTGCTGACATCTCCATTCGGGACAAGCAGAACAA GACTGCGCTCATGCTGGGGTGCGAGTACTCTTGCAGGGAGGCAGTGGAAGTGCTGCTGCAGAGTGGCGCCGATGTCACCGCCAAGGATGTCTTCGACCACGACAGCTACCACTATGCCCGGCTCGGCAAGGACCCCCAGCTGGTGGCGGTGGTCAGGGCCGCGCTGGATAATGCCACGAGAG CAAAGGAAGCTGCCAAGGTGGAACACAAGCACATTCAG TCcatggagaagaagaagaacgcCGAAGCTGAGGCCAGTATACGGGACCAGTTTATAGAA GAGCTGCAGGTGGAAAATAACGAGCTGAAGGATAAACTGAGAAAGTTTCATCAGGAGCAGAGGATCCTGCTGGACAGAGTCAGTGGGCTGCAGCAGCAACTCAATCAG GAAAAGAAGACTGTGGAGGAACTACAGAAGGAG AGGGAACAACTTAAGCTTCAGTTGGCAGCAAAAGACCAGGAGAAGGACGAGAGTGTCAGGGCCATGGAGACTGTCAAGGTCCAGCTGAAAAGCCACCTG GGCGATTATTCTGGCCAGTCTGTCATTAAAG GAAAAGACAACGTACTGACCAAACAGTCTTATAGCCTGGACTCGGCACAG ATTCTGCAGGCAGCCCCGCCGTCGCGCTCGGTATCCCGGTCCTTGGAGGTTTCCCGGCCATACCAGGCCTCTGGGGGTGAGACCGAGATGCTACGGCGTATGCAGGAGAAGTTGGAAGAGGAGGTGAGCCGGCTGCAGGCCCAGCTGGTCAGTAAGGAGCAGGAATGCCTGGAGCTGCAGGAGAGCTGCGATGCTGCCCGCCGCGATGCGGACAGGCAGGTGTGCGACATGGAGCAGGCACTGAGCGACGTGCAGAAGAGGATGGTTGACTCGGAGTCCAAGGTCAAGCTGCTGCAGGCCCATGTGGTGGCCGTGAAGGAGCACCTGAACAGCCAGCAGCTAGAGGAGCTGAGGGGCCAGCTGCAGGATGTCAAAGCCAAGTATGAGGGTGCCTCGGCCGAGGTGGGCCGCGTCCGCAACCACCTGAAGCAGAGCGAGAAGGCCCTGGAAGAGTACAAGCAGAGCGAGGGCAGGCTTGCAGAGGAAGTAGATAGGCTTACCAGGGAGCTAAACAAGtcgagggaggagagggaggatgcGGCTGGCCGGCTGATGGAGCTGGAAGGCCTCAtgaaggaggtggaggacaaGTTGGTCACTGCTGTGCCCGCCGAGAAGTTTGACAACATGAAGAACCTGCTAACAAACGCTCTGGACGAGAAGGAGAAGCAGATGGCCGAGCTGAGGGAGGATTATGAGCGGGCCCTGGAGGATGCAGCAGAGCTGCAGAGGGAGCTTGAGGAGCAGAAAGCTGAGGTGGAGAGGCGTGTGCTCAAGGAGGAGCACCAGAGGGTGAGGGCGGTGCTGGAGGAGCAGACAGCCAGTCTCAAGGGGAAGCTGGCCGAGGTCACAGCTAAGAGCCAGGCTCTGATAAAGGAGGTGGAGCAGAGCCAACAGGACAGTGCGCTGCTAAGGGAGCAGCTGAAGGAGCTCAACAGGAAGATGCAGGAGCAGCACGTGCCGCTGAAGACTCACCTGGAGGTTAAGGAGTCGCTGGGCCGTGGCATGGAGGAGCTGAACCAGAAGCTAGCACAAGCCGAGTGGAAGAGCAGCGAGATGGGAGCAGAGTTGCAGAAGCTCCAGGTGGAGAAGGTCAGTCTGTGCGAGAATGTCACTCACCTGCAGGCCCAGTATGTGTCCCCAGAGAGGTTCAAGGAAGAGGTGCACAGTCTGGAGGCTCGCAACGTGGGTCTGAAGCAGGAGCTCCAGGAGCTTCAGAAGAAAAGCCGGGAAACGGAAGAACGGCTGGCAGAGGTGACCTCTGAGAACAGTGCCCTGAGGAAGAGCTTGCAGGAAGAGTATGTGCCGCAGGAAAGGTATGAGGAAAGTAGAATGCAACTGAGTGTGGAGTTGGAGCGTGCCAATGGAGAGTTCTCCAGGTTGGCAGAAAAGTGCAGAGAATCTGAGGAGGAACTAAAGAAAGTGAAAGAAGGAAACGTAAAGTTGGAAGAAAAGCTACAGGATGTTGAAACAAATTTGGAAAAGGAATACATTAGCCTTGAAAAGCACGAAGCAATAAGAAACTCATTGAACAACACTGTTTCTGACTTGGAGTTCAGGGTCAAGGAGGCCACAGAGAAGTATGAGTCCATGAAGGGGGAGACAATAAGGCTACATAAGGAAATTGAAGCGCAGAAGAAGGAATTGGACATGATACAGGCAGCTATTCAGTCCAGGTTTGTTCCACTATCTGTCATTGAGGAAAAAGAAAATTCTTTCAATGCAAAGCTGAAGGAACTGACTGGGCAGCTGGCAGAGGTGCAGCAGAGGTACAGCCAGGTGAAGGCAGAAGGAGAACAGTACAAGCAAGAGAAGGAGAAGCTGAAGGTGGAGGTGGCATCAGTGCAACGGAGTGTGGAGAGTGGCTATGTTTCCAGCGTGAAGTACCAGGAGGTGGAGGATGCATACAAGGGCAAAGTGCAGGTGCTAATGCAGCAACTGGCAGATCTGGAGCAGCAGTACAGAGATGTGACTCTGCAGAGGAAGCAGCTGGAGGAGCAGAACGCGCAGTGCAACATGGAGATGCAGAGCCTGCAGAACCGCATGGATACGGAGTGCGTGCGGATAGAGCAGTTCGAGGCCGTGAAGCAGTCCCTGAGCAGCAGCCTACAGCAGGCCCAGGAGGAGTGCCAGAGGGTCAGGGAGGCCTGCAGGAGCCAGACCGAGAAGGTCAGTGTCCTGGAGAGGGAGCTGCAGAGCCGGAGTGCAGAGACGGTGCTTCTGGCAGAGCATGTCCGCGTCAAAGAGGGCCTGGAGAGGGAGGTGTCCCGTCTGAGGGAGGCGctcagagaggaggaggagaggagtgtAAACAGGGCAGAGGAGGTGGGCTCCCTGCAGATGGAACTGCTGAGCGCCTCCAGAGCCGCGGAGGAGGCCCAGGGCCGGGAGTCGGGGCAGGCCCAGGAGCTGCGGACTGAGAAGCAGAGGCTGGAGGCGGAGGTGCTCATTCTGGGTCAGCGCCTGTCCAACCTAGGGGAGGGGTACGAGGAGCTGACCCGAGAGGCTTCGCGCGCCAGAGAAGGCGAGAGGAGGGCGCAGAGCGAGAGTGAAACGCTGCAGGCCCGGAGCCTCACGGTCCAGTCTGAGATCACAGAGCTGAAGGAGCGCTACGACAAGTCCCTGGCCACCATCGGAGACCTGCAGAGAAGAATCCAGGCGTCCTCCGGGCAGACAGAGGCCAAAGACAAGAAG ATCTCGGAGCTGCTGGCTGAAGTGGAGAGGCTGAAGCAGGCCCTGAACAGCCTGGCCATACGATCATACGGTCCCCAGCCCAGCAAGCGTGGTGAAGCCCTGCAGGCCCAGGTCAAGAGCCTACAGCAACAGCTGGCT GATGCTGAAAGGCGACACAGGGAAGTGGTGTCAACGTATCGGACTCACCTGCTCAGTGCAGCACAG GGGCACATGGATGAAGATGTGCAGGCTGCTTTGCTGCAGATCATCCGAATGAGGCAGGAGTTTGTGTGCTAA